The following proteins come from a genomic window of Prionailurus viverrinus isolate Anna chromosome D1, UM_Priviv_1.0, whole genome shotgun sequence:
- the CELF1 gene encoding CUGBP Elav-like family member 1 isoform X3 has translation MAAFKLDFLPEMMVDHCSLNSSPVSKKMNGTLDHPDQPDLDAIKMFVGQVPRTWSEKDLRELFEQYGAVYEINVLRDRSQNPPQSKGCCFVTFYTRKAALEAQNALHNMKVLPGMHHPIQMKPADSEKNNAVEDRKLFIGMISKKCTENDIRVMFSSFGQIEECRILRGPDGLSRGCAFVTFTTRAMAQTAIKAMHQAQTMEGCSSPMVVKFADTQKDKEQKRMAQQLQQQMQQISAASVWGNLAGLNTLGPQYLALLQQTASSGNLNTLSSLHPMGGLNAMQLQNLAALAAAASAAQNTPSGTNALTTSSSPLSVLTSSGSSPSSSSSSSVNPIASLGALQTLAGATAGLNVSSLAGMAALNGGLGSSGLSNGTGSTMEALTQAYSGIQQYAAAALPTLYNQNLLTQQSIGAAGSQKEGPEGANLFIYHLPQEFGDQDLLQMFMPFGNVVSAKVFIDKQTNLSKCFGFVSYDNPVSAQAAIQSMNGFQIGMKRLKVQLKRSKNDSKPY, from the exons ATGGCTGCGTTTAAGTTGGATTTCCTTCCAGAAATGATGGTGGATCATTGCTCTTTGAATTCCAGTCCTGT CTCAAAGAAAATGAACGGCACCCTGGACCACCCAGACCAACCGGATCTTGATGCTATCAAGATGTTTGTGGGCCAGGTTCCAAGAACCTGGTCTGAGAAGGACTTGAGGGAACTCTTTGAACAGTATGGTGCTGTCTATGAAATCAATGTCCTAAGGGATAGGAGCCAAAACCCTCCTCAGAGCAAAG GGTGctgttttgttacattttacaCCCGTAAAGCTGCATTAGAGGCGCAGAATGCTCTTCACAACATGAAGGTCCTACCAGGG atGCATCATCCTATACAGATGAAACCTGCCGACAGTGAGAAGAACAATG CAGTGGAAGACAGGAAGCTGTTTATTGGTATGATTTCCAAGAAGTGCACTGAAAATGACATCCGAGTCATGTTCTCTTCATTTGGACAGATTGAAGAATGCCGGATATTACGGGGACCTGATGGCCTGAGCCGAG GTTGTGCATTTGTGACTTTTACAACAAGAGCCATGGCACAGACGGCTATCAAGGCAATGCACCAAGCACAGACCATGGAG GGCTGCTCATCTCCCATGGTGGTAAAATTTGCTGATACGCAGAAGGACAAAGAACAGAAGAGAATGGCCCAGCAGCTCCAGCAGCAGATGCAGCAAATCAGCGCAGCATCTGTGTGGGGAAACCTTGCTGGTCTAAATACTCTTGGACCCCAGTATTTAGCA CTCCTTCAGCAGACTGCCTCCTCTGGGAACCTCAACACCCTGAGCAGCCTCCACCCAATGGGAG GGTTAAATGCAATGCAGTTACAGAATTTGGCTGCCCTAGCTGCTGCAGCTAGTGCAGCTCAGAACACACCAAGTGGTACCAATGCTCTCACTACATCCAGCAGCCCCCTCAGCGTACTCACCAGTTCAG GGTCCTCACCGagctccagcagcagcagctctgTCAACCCCATCGCCTCCCTTGGAGCCCTGCAGACATTAGCTGGAGCAACCGCAGGCCTCAACGTCAGCTCTTTGGCAG GGATGGCTGCTTTAAATGGTGGCCTGGGCAGCAGTGGCCTTTCCAACGGCACCGGGAGCACCATGGAGGCCCTGACGCAGGCCTATTCGGGAATCCAGCAATATGCTGCCGCGGCACTCCCTACTCTGTACAACCAGAACCTGTTGACACAGCAGAGTATCGGTGCTGCTGGAAGCCAGAAGGAAG GTCCAGAGGGAGCCAACCTGTTCATCTACCACCTGCCCCAGGAGTTTGGAGATCAGGACCTGCTGCAGATGTTTATGCCCTTTGGGAATGTCGTGTCTGCCAAGGTTTTCATAGACAAGCAGACAAACCTGAGCAAGTGTTTTG GTTTTGTAAGTTACGACAATCCTGTTTCGGCTCAAGCTGCCATCCAGTCCATGAACGGCTTTCAGATTGGAATGAAGCGGCTTAAAGTGCAGCTCAAACGTTCGAAGAATGACAGCAAGCCCTACTGA
- the CELF1 gene encoding CUGBP Elav-like family member 1 isoform X6: protein MNGTLDHPDQPDLDAIKMFVGQVPRTWSEKDLRELFEQYGAVYEINVLRDRSQNPPQSKGCCFVTFYTRKAALEAQNALHNMKVLPGMHHPIQMKPADSEKNNAVEDRKLFIGMISKKCTENDIRVMFSSFGQIEECRILRGPDGLSRGCAFVTFTTRAMAQTAIKAMHQAQTMEGCSSPMVVKFADTQKDKEQKRMAQQLQQQMQQISAASVWGNLAGLNTLGPQYLALYLQLLQQTASSGNLNTLSSLHPMGGLNAMQLQNLAALAAAASAAQNTPSGTNALTTSSSPLSVLTSSGSSPSSSSSSSVNPIASLGALQTLAGATAGLNVSSLAGMAALNGGLGSSGLSNGTGSTMEALTQAYSGIQQYAAAALPTLYNQNLLTQQSIGAAGSQKEGPEGANLFIYHLPQEFGDQDLLQMFMPFGNVVSAKVFIDKQTNLSKCFGFVSYDNPVSAQAAIQSMNGFQIGMKRLKVQLKRSKNDSKPY, encoded by the exons ATGAACGGCACCCTGGACCACCCAGACCAACCGGATCTTGATGCTATCAAGATGTTTGTGGGCCAGGTTCCAAGAACCTGGTCTGAGAAGGACTTGAGGGAACTCTTTGAACAGTATGGTGCTGTCTATGAAATCAATGTCCTAAGGGATAGGAGCCAAAACCCTCCTCAGAGCAAAG GGTGctgttttgttacattttacaCCCGTAAAGCTGCATTAGAGGCGCAGAATGCTCTTCACAACATGAAGGTCCTACCAGGG atGCATCATCCTATACAGATGAAACCTGCCGACAGTGAGAAGAACAATG CAGTGGAAGACAGGAAGCTGTTTATTGGTATGATTTCCAAGAAGTGCACTGAAAATGACATCCGAGTCATGTTCTCTTCATTTGGACAGATTGAAGAATGCCGGATATTACGGGGACCTGATGGCCTGAGCCGAG GTTGTGCATTTGTGACTTTTACAACAAGAGCCATGGCACAGACGGCTATCAAGGCAATGCACCAAGCACAGACCATGGAG GGCTGCTCATCTCCCATGGTGGTAAAATTTGCTGATACGCAGAAGGACAAAGAACAGAAGAGAATGGCCCAGCAGCTCCAGCAGCAGATGCAGCAAATCAGCGCAGCATCTGTGTGGGGAAACCTTGCTGGTCTAAATACTCTTGGACCCCAGTATTTAGCA CTTTATTTGCAGCTCCTTCAGCAGACTGCCTCCTCTGGGAACCTCAACACCCTGAGCAGCCTCCACCCAATGGGAG GGTTAAATGCAATGCAGTTACAGAATTTGGCTGCCCTAGCTGCTGCAGCTAGTGCAGCTCAGAACACACCAAGTGGTACCAATGCTCTCACTACATCCAGCAGCCCCCTCAGCGTACTCACCAGTTCAG GGTCCTCACCGagctccagcagcagcagctctgTCAACCCCATCGCCTCCCTTGGAGCCCTGCAGACATTAGCTGGAGCAACCGCAGGCCTCAACGTCAGCTCTTTGGCAG GGATGGCTGCTTTAAATGGTGGCCTGGGCAGCAGTGGCCTTTCCAACGGCACCGGGAGCACCATGGAGGCCCTGACGCAGGCCTATTCGGGAATCCAGCAATATGCTGCCGCGGCACTCCCTACTCTGTACAACCAGAACCTGTTGACACAGCAGAGTATCGGTGCTGCTGGAAGCCAGAAGGAAG GTCCAGAGGGAGCCAACCTGTTCATCTACCACCTGCCCCAGGAGTTTGGAGATCAGGACCTGCTGCAGATGTTTATGCCCTTTGGGAATGTCGTGTCTGCCAAGGTTTTCATAGACAAGCAGACAAACCTGAGCAAGTGTTTTG GTTTTGTAAGTTACGACAATCCTGTTTCGGCTCAAGCTGCCATCCAGTCCATGAACGGCTTTCAGATTGGAATGAAGCGGCTTAAAGTGCAGCTCAAACGTTCGAAGAATGACAGCAAGCCCTACTGA
- the CELF1 gene encoding CUGBP Elav-like family member 1 isoform X1, translated as MAAFKLDFLPEMMVDHCSLNSSPVSKKMNGTLDHPDQPDLDAIKMFVGQVPRTWSEKDLRELFEQYGAVYEINVLRDRSQNPPQSKGCCFVTFYTRKAALEAQNALHNMKVLPGMHHPIQMKPADSEKNNAVEDRKLFIGMISKKCTENDIRVMFSSFGQIEECRILRGPDGLSRGCAFVTFTTRAMAQTAIKAMHQAQTMEGCSSPMVVKFADTQKDKEQKRMAQQLQQQMQQISAASVWGNLAGLNTLGPQYLALYLQLLQQTASSGNLNTLSSLHPMGGLNAMQLQNLAALAAAASAAQNTPSGTNALTTSSSPLSVLTSSGSSPSSSSSSSVNPIASLGALQTLAGATAGLNVSSLAGMAALNGGLGSSGLSNGTGSTMEALTQAYSGIQQYAAAALPTLYNQNLLTQQSIGAAGSQKEGPEGANLFIYHLPQEFGDQDLLQMFMPFGNVVSAKVFIDKQTNLSKCFGFVSYDNPVSAQAAIQSMNGFQIGMKRLKVQLKRSKNDSKPY; from the exons ATGGCTGCGTTTAAGTTGGATTTCCTTCCAGAAATGATGGTGGATCATTGCTCTTTGAATTCCAGTCCTGT CTCAAAGAAAATGAACGGCACCCTGGACCACCCAGACCAACCGGATCTTGATGCTATCAAGATGTTTGTGGGCCAGGTTCCAAGAACCTGGTCTGAGAAGGACTTGAGGGAACTCTTTGAACAGTATGGTGCTGTCTATGAAATCAATGTCCTAAGGGATAGGAGCCAAAACCCTCCTCAGAGCAAAG GGTGctgttttgttacattttacaCCCGTAAAGCTGCATTAGAGGCGCAGAATGCTCTTCACAACATGAAGGTCCTACCAGGG atGCATCATCCTATACAGATGAAACCTGCCGACAGTGAGAAGAACAATG CAGTGGAAGACAGGAAGCTGTTTATTGGTATGATTTCCAAGAAGTGCACTGAAAATGACATCCGAGTCATGTTCTCTTCATTTGGACAGATTGAAGAATGCCGGATATTACGGGGACCTGATGGCCTGAGCCGAG GTTGTGCATTTGTGACTTTTACAACAAGAGCCATGGCACAGACGGCTATCAAGGCAATGCACCAAGCACAGACCATGGAG GGCTGCTCATCTCCCATGGTGGTAAAATTTGCTGATACGCAGAAGGACAAAGAACAGAAGAGAATGGCCCAGCAGCTCCAGCAGCAGATGCAGCAAATCAGCGCAGCATCTGTGTGGGGAAACCTTGCTGGTCTAAATACTCTTGGACCCCAGTATTTAGCA CTTTATTTGCAGCTCCTTCAGCAGACTGCCTCCTCTGGGAACCTCAACACCCTGAGCAGCCTCCACCCAATGGGAG GGTTAAATGCAATGCAGTTACAGAATTTGGCTGCCCTAGCTGCTGCAGCTAGTGCAGCTCAGAACACACCAAGTGGTACCAATGCTCTCACTACATCCAGCAGCCCCCTCAGCGTACTCACCAGTTCAG GGTCCTCACCGagctccagcagcagcagctctgTCAACCCCATCGCCTCCCTTGGAGCCCTGCAGACATTAGCTGGAGCAACCGCAGGCCTCAACGTCAGCTCTTTGGCAG GGATGGCTGCTTTAAATGGTGGCCTGGGCAGCAGTGGCCTTTCCAACGGCACCGGGAGCACCATGGAGGCCCTGACGCAGGCCTATTCGGGAATCCAGCAATATGCTGCCGCGGCACTCCCTACTCTGTACAACCAGAACCTGTTGACACAGCAGAGTATCGGTGCTGCTGGAAGCCAGAAGGAAG GTCCAGAGGGAGCCAACCTGTTCATCTACCACCTGCCCCAGGAGTTTGGAGATCAGGACCTGCTGCAGATGTTTATGCCCTTTGGGAATGTCGTGTCTGCCAAGGTTTTCATAGACAAGCAGACAAACCTGAGCAAGTGTTTTG GTTTTGTAAGTTACGACAATCCTGTTTCGGCTCAAGCTGCCATCCAGTCCATGAACGGCTTTCAGATTGGAATGAAGCGGCTTAAAGTGCAGCTCAAACGTTCGAAGAATGACAGCAAGCCCTACTGA
- the CELF1 gene encoding CUGBP Elav-like family member 1 isoform X2 encodes MAAFKLDFLPEMMVDHCSLNSSPVSKKMNGTLDHPDQPDLDAIKMFVGQVPRTWSEKDLRELFEQYGAVYEINVLRDRSQNPPQSKGCCFVTFYTRKAALEAQNALHNMKVLPGMHHPIQMKPADSEKNNVEDRKLFIGMISKKCTENDIRVMFSSFGQIEECRILRGPDGLSRGCAFVTFTTRAMAQTAIKAMHQAQTMEGCSSPMVVKFADTQKDKEQKRMAQQLQQQMQQISAASVWGNLAGLNTLGPQYLALYLQLLQQTASSGNLNTLSSLHPMGGLNAMQLQNLAALAAAASAAQNTPSGTNALTTSSSPLSVLTSSGSSPSSSSSSSVNPIASLGALQTLAGATAGLNVSSLAGMAALNGGLGSSGLSNGTGSTMEALTQAYSGIQQYAAAALPTLYNQNLLTQQSIGAAGSQKEGPEGANLFIYHLPQEFGDQDLLQMFMPFGNVVSAKVFIDKQTNLSKCFGFVSYDNPVSAQAAIQSMNGFQIGMKRLKVQLKRSKNDSKPY; translated from the exons ATGGCTGCGTTTAAGTTGGATTTCCTTCCAGAAATGATGGTGGATCATTGCTCTTTGAATTCCAGTCCTGT CTCAAAGAAAATGAACGGCACCCTGGACCACCCAGACCAACCGGATCTTGATGCTATCAAGATGTTTGTGGGCCAGGTTCCAAGAACCTGGTCTGAGAAGGACTTGAGGGAACTCTTTGAACAGTATGGTGCTGTCTATGAAATCAATGTCCTAAGGGATAGGAGCCAAAACCCTCCTCAGAGCAAAG GGTGctgttttgttacattttacaCCCGTAAAGCTGCATTAGAGGCGCAGAATGCTCTTCACAACATGAAGGTCCTACCAGGG atGCATCATCCTATACAGATGAAACCTGCCGACAGTGAGAAGAACAATG TGGAAGACAGGAAGCTGTTTATTGGTATGATTTCCAAGAAGTGCACTGAAAATGACATCCGAGTCATGTTCTCTTCATTTGGACAGATTGAAGAATGCCGGATATTACGGGGACCTGATGGCCTGAGCCGAG GTTGTGCATTTGTGACTTTTACAACAAGAGCCATGGCACAGACGGCTATCAAGGCAATGCACCAAGCACAGACCATGGAG GGCTGCTCATCTCCCATGGTGGTAAAATTTGCTGATACGCAGAAGGACAAAGAACAGAAGAGAATGGCCCAGCAGCTCCAGCAGCAGATGCAGCAAATCAGCGCAGCATCTGTGTGGGGAAACCTTGCTGGTCTAAATACTCTTGGACCCCAGTATTTAGCA CTTTATTTGCAGCTCCTTCAGCAGACTGCCTCCTCTGGGAACCTCAACACCCTGAGCAGCCTCCACCCAATGGGAG GGTTAAATGCAATGCAGTTACAGAATTTGGCTGCCCTAGCTGCTGCAGCTAGTGCAGCTCAGAACACACCAAGTGGTACCAATGCTCTCACTACATCCAGCAGCCCCCTCAGCGTACTCACCAGTTCAG GGTCCTCACCGagctccagcagcagcagctctgTCAACCCCATCGCCTCCCTTGGAGCCCTGCAGACATTAGCTGGAGCAACCGCAGGCCTCAACGTCAGCTCTTTGGCAG GGATGGCTGCTTTAAATGGTGGCCTGGGCAGCAGTGGCCTTTCCAACGGCACCGGGAGCACCATGGAGGCCCTGACGCAGGCCTATTCGGGAATCCAGCAATATGCTGCCGCGGCACTCCCTACTCTGTACAACCAGAACCTGTTGACACAGCAGAGTATCGGTGCTGCTGGAAGCCAGAAGGAAG GTCCAGAGGGAGCCAACCTGTTCATCTACCACCTGCCCCAGGAGTTTGGAGATCAGGACCTGCTGCAGATGTTTATGCCCTTTGGGAATGTCGTGTCTGCCAAGGTTTTCATAGACAAGCAGACAAACCTGAGCAAGTGTTTTG GTTTTGTAAGTTACGACAATCCTGTTTCGGCTCAAGCTGCCATCCAGTCCATGAACGGCTTTCAGATTGGAATGAAGCGGCTTAAAGTGCAGCTCAAACGTTCGAAGAATGACAGCAAGCCCTACTGA
- the CELF1 gene encoding CUGBP Elav-like family member 1 isoform X7, with protein sequence MKKLTLSPITQSSKKMNGTLDHPDQPDLDAIKMFVGQVPRTWSEKDLRELFEQYGAVYEINVLRDRSQNPPQSKGCCFVTFYTRKAALEAQNALHNMKVLPGMHHPIQMKPADSEKNNAVEDRKLFIGMISKKCTENDIRVMFSSFGQIEECRILRGPDGLSRGCAFVTFTTRAMAQTAIKAMHQAQTMEGCSSPMVVKFADTQKDKEQKRMAQQLQQQMQQISAASVWGNLAGLNTLGPQYLALYLQLLQQTASSGNLNTLSSLHPMGGLNAMQLQNLAALAAAASAAQNTPSGTNALTTSSSPLSVLTSSGSSPSSSSSSSVNPIASLGALQTLAGATAGLNVSSLAGMAALNGGLGSSGLSNGTGSTMEALTQAYSGIQQYAAAALPTLYNQNLLTQQSIGAAGSQKEGPEGANLFIYHLPQEFGDQDLLQMFMPFGNVVSAKVFIDKQTNLSKCFGFVSYDNPVSAQAAIQSMNGFQIGMKRLKVQLKRSKNDSKPY encoded by the exons CTCAAAGAAAATGAACGGCACCCTGGACCACCCAGACCAACCGGATCTTGATGCTATCAAGATGTTTGTGGGCCAGGTTCCAAGAACCTGGTCTGAGAAGGACTTGAGGGAACTCTTTGAACAGTATGGTGCTGTCTATGAAATCAATGTCCTAAGGGATAGGAGCCAAAACCCTCCTCAGAGCAAAG GGTGctgttttgttacattttacaCCCGTAAAGCTGCATTAGAGGCGCAGAATGCTCTTCACAACATGAAGGTCCTACCAGGG atGCATCATCCTATACAGATGAAACCTGCCGACAGTGAGAAGAACAATG CAGTGGAAGACAGGAAGCTGTTTATTGGTATGATTTCCAAGAAGTGCACTGAAAATGACATCCGAGTCATGTTCTCTTCATTTGGACAGATTGAAGAATGCCGGATATTACGGGGACCTGATGGCCTGAGCCGAG GTTGTGCATTTGTGACTTTTACAACAAGAGCCATGGCACAGACGGCTATCAAGGCAATGCACCAAGCACAGACCATGGAG GGCTGCTCATCTCCCATGGTGGTAAAATTTGCTGATACGCAGAAGGACAAAGAACAGAAGAGAATGGCCCAGCAGCTCCAGCAGCAGATGCAGCAAATCAGCGCAGCATCTGTGTGGGGAAACCTTGCTGGTCTAAATACTCTTGGACCCCAGTATTTAGCA CTTTATTTGCAGCTCCTTCAGCAGACTGCCTCCTCTGGGAACCTCAACACCCTGAGCAGCCTCCACCCAATGGGAG GGTTAAATGCAATGCAGTTACAGAATTTGGCTGCCCTAGCTGCTGCAGCTAGTGCAGCTCAGAACACACCAAGTGGTACCAATGCTCTCACTACATCCAGCAGCCCCCTCAGCGTACTCACCAGTTCAG GGTCCTCACCGagctccagcagcagcagctctgTCAACCCCATCGCCTCCCTTGGAGCCCTGCAGACATTAGCTGGAGCAACCGCAGGCCTCAACGTCAGCTCTTTGGCAG GGATGGCTGCTTTAAATGGTGGCCTGGGCAGCAGTGGCCTTTCCAACGGCACCGGGAGCACCATGGAGGCCCTGACGCAGGCCTATTCGGGAATCCAGCAATATGCTGCCGCGGCACTCCCTACTCTGTACAACCAGAACCTGTTGACACAGCAGAGTATCGGTGCTGCTGGAAGCCAGAAGGAAG GTCCAGAGGGAGCCAACCTGTTCATCTACCACCTGCCCCAGGAGTTTGGAGATCAGGACCTGCTGCAGATGTTTATGCCCTTTGGGAATGTCGTGTCTGCCAAGGTTTTCATAGACAAGCAGACAAACCTGAGCAAGTGTTTTG GTTTTGTAAGTTACGACAATCCTGTTTCGGCTCAAGCTGCCATCCAGTCCATGAACGGCTTTCAGATTGGAATGAAGCGGCTTAAAGTGCAGCTCAAACGTTCGAAGAATGACAGCAAGCCCTACTGA
- the CELF1 gene encoding CUGBP Elav-like family member 1 isoform X5, with product MVISLTFLHEACCADLKTLHSERLNITSFFQNSLCCELSLSEVKSLSSKKMNGTLDHPDQPDLDAIKMFVGQVPRTWSEKDLRELFEQYGAVYEINVLRDRSQNPPQSKGCCFVTFYTRKAALEAQNALHNMKVLPGMHHPIQMKPADSEKNNAVEDRKLFIGMISKKCTENDIRVMFSSFGQIEECRILRGPDGLSRGCAFVTFTTRAMAQTAIKAMHQAQTMEGCSSPMVVKFADTQKDKEQKRMAQQLQQQMQQISAASVWGNLAGLNTLGPQYLALYLQLLQQTASSGNLNTLSSLHPMGGLNAMQLQNLAALAAAASAAQNTPSGTNALTTSSSPLSVLTSSGSSPSSSSSSSVNPIASLGALQTLAGATAGLNVSSLAGMAALNGGLGSSGLSNGTGSTMEALTQAYSGIQQYAAAALPTLYNQNLLTQQSIGAAGSQKEGPEGANLFIYHLPQEFGDQDLLQMFMPFGNVVSAKVFIDKQTNLSKCFGFVSYDNPVSAQAAIQSMNGFQIGMKRLKVQLKRSKNDSKPY from the exons ATGGTCATCTCTTTAACCTTCTTGCATGAGGCCTGTTGTGCAGATTTGAAAACGTTGCATTCAGAAAG GCTGAACATAACTTCCTTTTTTCAAAATTCCCTGTGTTGTGAACTGAGCTTGAGTGAAGTGAAATCTTTGAG CTCAAAGAAAATGAACGGCACCCTGGACCACCCAGACCAACCGGATCTTGATGCTATCAAGATGTTTGTGGGCCAGGTTCCAAGAACCTGGTCTGAGAAGGACTTGAGGGAACTCTTTGAACAGTATGGTGCTGTCTATGAAATCAATGTCCTAAGGGATAGGAGCCAAAACCCTCCTCAGAGCAAAG GGTGctgttttgttacattttacaCCCGTAAAGCTGCATTAGAGGCGCAGAATGCTCTTCACAACATGAAGGTCCTACCAGGG atGCATCATCCTATACAGATGAAACCTGCCGACAGTGAGAAGAACAATG CAGTGGAAGACAGGAAGCTGTTTATTGGTATGATTTCCAAGAAGTGCACTGAAAATGACATCCGAGTCATGTTCTCTTCATTTGGACAGATTGAAGAATGCCGGATATTACGGGGACCTGATGGCCTGAGCCGAG GTTGTGCATTTGTGACTTTTACAACAAGAGCCATGGCACAGACGGCTATCAAGGCAATGCACCAAGCACAGACCATGGAG GGCTGCTCATCTCCCATGGTGGTAAAATTTGCTGATACGCAGAAGGACAAAGAACAGAAGAGAATGGCCCAGCAGCTCCAGCAGCAGATGCAGCAAATCAGCGCAGCATCTGTGTGGGGAAACCTTGCTGGTCTAAATACTCTTGGACCCCAGTATTTAGCA CTTTATTTGCAGCTCCTTCAGCAGACTGCCTCCTCTGGGAACCTCAACACCCTGAGCAGCCTCCACCCAATGGGAG GGTTAAATGCAATGCAGTTACAGAATTTGGCTGCCCTAGCTGCTGCAGCTAGTGCAGCTCAGAACACACCAAGTGGTACCAATGCTCTCACTACATCCAGCAGCCCCCTCAGCGTACTCACCAGTTCAG GGTCCTCACCGagctccagcagcagcagctctgTCAACCCCATCGCCTCCCTTGGAGCCCTGCAGACATTAGCTGGAGCAACCGCAGGCCTCAACGTCAGCTCTTTGGCAG GGATGGCTGCTTTAAATGGTGGCCTGGGCAGCAGTGGCCTTTCCAACGGCACCGGGAGCACCATGGAGGCCCTGACGCAGGCCTATTCGGGAATCCAGCAATATGCTGCCGCGGCACTCCCTACTCTGTACAACCAGAACCTGTTGACACAGCAGAGTATCGGTGCTGCTGGAAGCCAGAAGGAAG GTCCAGAGGGAGCCAACCTGTTCATCTACCACCTGCCCCAGGAGTTTGGAGATCAGGACCTGCTGCAGATGTTTATGCCCTTTGGGAATGTCGTGTCTGCCAAGGTTTTCATAGACAAGCAGACAAACCTGAGCAAGTGTTTTG GTTTTGTAAGTTACGACAATCCTGTTTCGGCTCAAGCTGCCATCCAGTCCATGAACGGCTTTCAGATTGGAATGAAGCGGCTTAAAGTGCAGCTCAAACGTTCGAAGAATGACAGCAAGCCCTACTGA
- the CELF1 gene encoding CUGBP Elav-like family member 1 isoform X4 has translation MAAFKLDFLPEMMVDHCSLNSSPVSKKMNGTLDHPDQPDLDAIKMFVGQVPRTWSEKDLRELFEQYGAVYEINVLRDRSQNPPQSKGCCFVTFYTRKAALEAQNALHNMKVLPGMHHPIQMKPADSEKNNVEDRKLFIGMISKKCTENDIRVMFSSFGQIEECRILRGPDGLSRGCAFVTFTTRAMAQTAIKAMHQAQTMEGCSSPMVVKFADTQKDKEQKRMAQQLQQQMQQISAASVWGNLAGLNTLGPQYLALLQQTASSGNLNTLSSLHPMGGLNAMQLQNLAALAAAASAAQNTPSGTNALTTSSSPLSVLTSSGSSPSSSSSSSVNPIASLGALQTLAGATAGLNVSSLAGMAALNGGLGSSGLSNGTGSTMEALTQAYSGIQQYAAAALPTLYNQNLLTQQSIGAAGSQKEGPEGANLFIYHLPQEFGDQDLLQMFMPFGNVVSAKVFIDKQTNLSKCFGFVSYDNPVSAQAAIQSMNGFQIGMKRLKVQLKRSKNDSKPY, from the exons ATGGCTGCGTTTAAGTTGGATTTCCTTCCAGAAATGATGGTGGATCATTGCTCTTTGAATTCCAGTCCTGT CTCAAAGAAAATGAACGGCACCCTGGACCACCCAGACCAACCGGATCTTGATGCTATCAAGATGTTTGTGGGCCAGGTTCCAAGAACCTGGTCTGAGAAGGACTTGAGGGAACTCTTTGAACAGTATGGTGCTGTCTATGAAATCAATGTCCTAAGGGATAGGAGCCAAAACCCTCCTCAGAGCAAAG GGTGctgttttgttacattttacaCCCGTAAAGCTGCATTAGAGGCGCAGAATGCTCTTCACAACATGAAGGTCCTACCAGGG atGCATCATCCTATACAGATGAAACCTGCCGACAGTGAGAAGAACAATG TGGAAGACAGGAAGCTGTTTATTGGTATGATTTCCAAGAAGTGCACTGAAAATGACATCCGAGTCATGTTCTCTTCATTTGGACAGATTGAAGAATGCCGGATATTACGGGGACCTGATGGCCTGAGCCGAG GTTGTGCATTTGTGACTTTTACAACAAGAGCCATGGCACAGACGGCTATCAAGGCAATGCACCAAGCACAGACCATGGAG GGCTGCTCATCTCCCATGGTGGTAAAATTTGCTGATACGCAGAAGGACAAAGAACAGAAGAGAATGGCCCAGCAGCTCCAGCAGCAGATGCAGCAAATCAGCGCAGCATCTGTGTGGGGAAACCTTGCTGGTCTAAATACTCTTGGACCCCAGTATTTAGCA CTCCTTCAGCAGACTGCCTCCTCTGGGAACCTCAACACCCTGAGCAGCCTCCACCCAATGGGAG GGTTAAATGCAATGCAGTTACAGAATTTGGCTGCCCTAGCTGCTGCAGCTAGTGCAGCTCAGAACACACCAAGTGGTACCAATGCTCTCACTACATCCAGCAGCCCCCTCAGCGTACTCACCAGTTCAG GGTCCTCACCGagctccagcagcagcagctctgTCAACCCCATCGCCTCCCTTGGAGCCCTGCAGACATTAGCTGGAGCAACCGCAGGCCTCAACGTCAGCTCTTTGGCAG GGATGGCTGCTTTAAATGGTGGCCTGGGCAGCAGTGGCCTTTCCAACGGCACCGGGAGCACCATGGAGGCCCTGACGCAGGCCTATTCGGGAATCCAGCAATATGCTGCCGCGGCACTCCCTACTCTGTACAACCAGAACCTGTTGACACAGCAGAGTATCGGTGCTGCTGGAAGCCAGAAGGAAG GTCCAGAGGGAGCCAACCTGTTCATCTACCACCTGCCCCAGGAGTTTGGAGATCAGGACCTGCTGCAGATGTTTATGCCCTTTGGGAATGTCGTGTCTGCCAAGGTTTTCATAGACAAGCAGACAAACCTGAGCAAGTGTTTTG GTTTTGTAAGTTACGACAATCCTGTTTCGGCTCAAGCTGCCATCCAGTCCATGAACGGCTTTCAGATTGGAATGAAGCGGCTTAAAGTGCAGCTCAAACGTTCGAAGAATGACAGCAAGCCCTACTGA